From Oryza sativa Japonica Group chromosome 4, ASM3414082v1, one genomic window encodes:
- the LOC9267440 gene encoding uncharacterized protein isoform X1 — protein MMLSRLFDHDCSSNCSIVNVQSRCWSRCSVFSPLNLGPPSHTCCYCGALFWYEERIDRRRHTTRPLYNKCCKGGSVILPSYKPPPEPLHSLLTAVDRAKSAHFCENIRYYNSMFAFTSMGVNVIDSINDGRGPYTFKRSGQLCHRIGSLLPKRDKRPEYAQLYIFDTQNELMNRLRVGTYKNRAFQPNEEIVAALMQMFDAHNPIVKLFRVARDRLSRAGAPDDHYFIRLFGSPDKHGDIFNAPVASEVVGLVVGDLGTSDIGRDLMVEDKAGNLRKVKEDHCKFMAMQYPILFPYGEDGYHQNIAYRQCRRSAGIKRKRVTEVEYYAYRLHDRGDDFNTLTRCKRGTQAYVIDAYCCMEESQLSHFRTKSFQQKYRTAPLKEIHDTIHRGIIEGSEAGQRIIKPSSYVGGPRYLYQNYLDCVALCRKYGCPDLFITFTSNPL, from the exons ATGATGTTATCTCGACTGTTCGATCATGACTGCTCATCAAACTGCTCGATTGTAAATGTTCAATCTCGATGCTGGTCTCGAT GCTCTGTTTTCTCACCATTAAACCTTGGTCCACCAAGTCACACATGTTGTTATTGTGGCGCATTATTTTGGTATGAGGAGCGCATCGACCGACGGCGTCACACAACAAGACCGTTATACAACAAGTGCTGCAAAGGAGGAAGTGTTATCTTGCCTTCCTACAAGCCACCTCCAGAGCCTTTGCATAGTCTGCTAACTGCGGTGGATAGAGCTAAATCAGCTCATTTCTGTGAGAATATAAGGTACTACAACTCTATGTTTGCTTTTACATCAATGGGGGTGAATGTGATTGATTCTATCAATGATGGTCGTGGTCCATATACATTCAAGAGAAGTGGCCAGCTCTGCCATCGTATTGGGTCGCTCCTACCAAAAAGGGATAAACGACCAGAATATGCTCAGCTGTACATATTTGACACTCAAAATGAGCTTATGAATAGATTGCGTGTTGGCACCTATAAAAATAGAGCCTTCCAACCTAACGAAGAAATTGTAGCTGCTCTCATGCAAATGTTTGATGCCCATAACCCAATTGTCAAGTTATTTAGGGTTGCCCGTGATAGGCTTTCTAGGGCAGGTGCACCCGATGACCACTATTTTATAAGATTGTTTGGATCTCCTGACAAGCATGGcgatatatttaatgctccagtAGCATCAGAGGTTGTTGGATTAGTTGTTGGTGACTTAGGTACAAGTGATATTGGACGTGACCTGATGGTAGAAGACAAGGCTGGCAATCTAAGGAAAGTTAAAGAAGATCACTGTAAATTTATGGCGATGCAGTACCCAATTTTATTTCCTTATGGAGAAGATGGGTATCATCAAAACATTGCATATAGACAGTGTCGAAGATCAGCAGGGATTAAACGGAAGCGTGTCACAGAGGTAGAATATTATGCCTATAGGCTTCATGATAGAGGTGATGATTTCAACACCCTAACGCGTTGCAAAAGAGGTACACAAGCCTATGTTATTGACGCATATTGTTGCATGGAAGAATCTCAGTTGAGTCACTTTAGGACTAAATCATTTCAACAGAAATATAGAACTGCTCCTCTCAAAGAAATTCATGATACAATACATAGAGGCATTATAGAAGGGTCTGAAGCAGGCCAAAGAATTATAAAACCTTCTTCCTATGTTGGAGGGCCACGCTATCTATACCAAAACTACCTTGATTGTGTTGCTCTTTGTCGAAAGTATGGTTGTCCTGATTTATTTATCACTTTCACATCGAACCCTTTATAG
- the LOC9267440 gene encoding uncharacterized protein isoform X3, producing the protein MSMPDGKSLVCARLKRKRPILEINDGELHESLSNDADDFPTAFNFRSNRPVRRRLCTQLAETNDGELHGSPSSHANDFPTAFNFRSNRPVRRRSYTQLTDFPRPDSAMAAQSRKKRKAYMSERSRVLRQRLAHSSSSIYDKDASSSHTTIPTNGHSHDSYVMLNHDVISTVRS; encoded by the exons ATGTCTATGCCTGATGGAAAATCTCTGGTTTGTGCACGCCTTAAGCGTAAGCGACCAATATTAGAGATTAATGATGGTGAGCTACATGAATCGCTATCAAACGATGCCGATGACTTCCCCACAGCCTTCAATTTCAGATCTAACCGGCCTGTTCGACGCCGTTTGTGTACTCAACTTGCTG AGACTAATGATGGTGAGTTACATGGATCACCATCAAGCCACGCGAATGACTTCCCCACAGCCTTCAATTTCAGATCTAACCGGCCTGTTCGACGCCGTTCGTATACTCAACTTACAG ATTTTCCTCGCCCAGATTCCGCCATGGCTGCTCAATCACGTAAAAAACGTAAAGCATATATGTCAGAGCGTTCTAGGGTATTGCGACAACGGTTGGCACATTCATCATCTTCCATATATGATAAAG ATGCATCGTCTTCTCATACCACTATCCCTACAAATGGTCATTCCC ACGATTCGTATGTGATGCTCAATCATGATGTTATCTCGACTGTTCGATCATGA
- the LOC9267440 gene encoding uncharacterized protein isoform X2, with protein sequence MSMPDGKSLVCARLKRKRPILEINDGELHESLSNDADDFPTAFNFRSNRPVRRRLCTQLAGIYGHHETNDGELHGSPSSHANDFPTAFNFRSNRPVRRRSYTQLTDFPRPDSAMAAQSRKKRKAYMSERSRVLRQRLAHSSSSIYDKDASSSHTTIPTNGHSHDSYVMLNHDVISTVRS encoded by the exons ATGTCTATGCCTGATGGAAAATCTCTGGTTTGTGCACGCCTTAAGCGTAAGCGACCAATATTAGAGATTAATGATGGTGAGCTACATGAATCGCTATCAAACGATGCCGATGACTTCCCCACAGCCTTCAATTTCAGATCTAACCGGCCTGTTCGACGCCGTTTGTGTACTCAACTTGCTGGTATATATGGCCACCATG AGACTAATGATGGTGAGTTACATGGATCACCATCAAGCCACGCGAATGACTTCCCCACAGCCTTCAATTTCAGATCTAACCGGCCTGTTCGACGCCGTTCGTATACTCAACTTACAG ATTTTCCTCGCCCAGATTCCGCCATGGCTGCTCAATCACGTAAAAAACGTAAAGCATATATGTCAGAGCGTTCTAGGGTATTGCGACAACGGTTGGCACATTCATCATCTTCCATATATGATAAAG ATGCATCGTCTTCTCATACCACTATCCCTACAAATGGTCATTCCC ACGATTCGTATGTGATGCTCAATCATGATGTTATCTCGACTGTTCGATCATGA